A genomic segment from Nicotiana tabacum cultivar K326 chromosome 9, ASM71507v2, whole genome shotgun sequence encodes:
- the LOC142164083 gene encoding uncharacterized protein LOC142164083: MTATRKLTYSAGSQSTKQTMVDVVKGLPIQCWIEKKLGRIASLLGKPICTDKLTVRCERISYARVLIEMDITQPFPDELSIEKADGSIWEQKADFEWKPKFCMDCDQFGHNTDACE, translated from the exons ATGACGGCGACGAGGAAATTAACCTATTCAGCTGGGTCTCAGAGTACAAAGCAGACCATGGTAGATGTGGTTAAGG GGTTGCCTATTCAGTGTTGGATTGAGAAAAAACTAGGAAGAATTGCCAGTCTACTAGGCAAACCAATATGCACTGATAAACTTACAGTCCGATGTGAGAGAATATCCTATGCCAGAGTATTGATTGAGATGGATATCACGCAACCTTTCCCAGATGAGTTGTCTATTGAGAAAGCAGATGGGAGTATATGGGAACAGAAAGCAGACTTTGAATGGAAGCCAAAATTCTGTATGGACTGCGATCAGTTTGGGCATAATACTGATGCTTGTGAATAA